From Triticum aestivum cultivar Chinese Spring chromosome 4A, IWGSC CS RefSeq v2.1, whole genome shotgun sequence, a single genomic window includes:
- the LOC123087572 gene encoding U2 small nuclear ribonucleoprotein A' isoform X3: MARLSADLIRRSPQFLSAIKERVLDLRGNKIAFIDNLGATEDQFDMIDLSDNEIVRLENFPFMNRLGTLLINNNKITCINPNLGEFLPKMHTLVLTNNRLTSLAEIDPLASLPKLQFLSLLDNTVTKQPDYRLYVIHKLKHLRLLDFKKVNQQERPEAAQKFHSNEAEEAAKKVAAKAYTPVVMDAQGTTEDQGPKVVAPTPAQITAIKALKDEETWKKYDYVVAHPEERTEAAQMFHSKEAEEAPKKVAAKAYTSVMMDAQGTTKDQGPKVVAPAPAQITAIKALSSAQVPAEYYVITKPDTNMAEASEEAQAEKMETDGQEQEDGADEQKRNDEGTIQEEIFGADLDGMYDILNDNIELYTHKYFVRDPFNFMFSRRKRPFLGKHVLPPPRRQEPGRPP, from the exons atggcgaggCTCAGCGCCGACCTGATTCGGCGGAGCCCCCAGTTCCTCAGCGCCATCAAGGAGCGCGTCCTCGACCTCCGAG GCAACAAGATTGCCTTCATCGACAACCTCGGCGCCACCGAG GACCAGTTTGATATGATTGATTTGTCGGACAACGAGATTGTGAGGCTCGAGAATTTCCCTTTCATGAATCGCCTTGGCACTCTGTTaatcaacaacaacaaaataacaTGTATCAATCCCAACCTTGGTG AGTTTTTACCCAAGATGCATACTTTGGTGCTGACGAACAATCGCCTTACAAGTCTTGCGGAGATTGACCCCTTGGCCTCTCTTCCAAAGCTGCAATTTCTCAGCTTACTGGATAATACCGTTACTAAGCAACCAGATTACCGGTTATATGTGATCCACAAACTGAAGCATCTGCGTTTGCTGGACTTCAAGAAAGTGAATCAACAG GAGAGACCTGAAGCAGCACAAAAGTTCCACTCAAATGAGGCAGAGGAGGCGGCAAAGAAGGTTGCTGCCAAAGCTTATACTCCAGTAGTAATGGATGCTCAAGGTACCACAGAAGACCAGGGCCCTAAAGTAGTCGCTCCAACGCCTGCACAAATCACAGCTATCAAG GCACTTAAAGATGAAGAAACATGGAAGAAGTATGACTATGTTGTTGCACATCCAGAG GAGAGAACCGAAGCAGCACAAATGTTCCACTCAAAGGAGGCAGAGGAGGCGCCAAAGAAGGTTGCTGCCAAAGCTTATACTTCAGTAATGATGGATGCTCAAGGTACCACAAAAGACCAGGGCCCTAAAGTAGTTGCTCCAGCGCCTGCACAAATCACAGCTATCAAG GCATTGAGCAGTGCCCAAGTTCCTGCTGAGTACTATGTGATCACCAAGCCTGATACTAACATGGCTGAAGCATCAGAGGAAGCTCAAGCTGAGAAGATGGAGACAGATGGCCAGGAACAAGAGGATGGGGCTGATGAGCAGAAGCGAAACGATGAAGGCACAATTCAAGAG GAAATTTTTGGGGCTGATCTAGATGGCATGTATGATATCTTAAACGACAACATAGAACTTTACA CACACAAGTATTTTGTGCGAGATCCATTCAATTTCATGTTCAGTAGGCGCAAAAGGCCTTTTCTTGGTAAGCATGTTCTGCCGCCGCCCCGGAGGCAGGAACCAG GACGACCGCCGTAG
- the LOC123087572 gene encoding U2 small nuclear ribonucleoprotein A' isoform X4, with amino-acid sequence MARLSADLIRRSPQFLSAIKERVLDLRGNKIAFIDNLGATEDQFDMIDLSDNEIVRLENFPFMNRLGTLLINNNKITCINPNLGEFLPKMHTLVLTNNRLTSLAEIDPLASLPKLQFLSLLDNTVTKQPDYRLYVIHKLKHLRLLDFKKVNQQERPEAAQKFHSNEAEEAAKKVAAKAYTPVVMDAQGTTEDQGPKVVAPTPAQITAIKERAEAAQKFHSNEAEEAAKKVAVKAYTPVVMDAQGTTKDQGPKVVAPTPAQITAIKALKDEETWKKYDYVVAHPEERTEAAQMFHSKEAEEAPKKVAAKAYTSVMMDAQGTTKDQGPKVVAPAPAQITAIKAAIVYSQTLDEVTRLEKATCCVF; translated from the exons atggcgaggCTCAGCGCCGACCTGATTCGGCGGAGCCCCCAGTTCCTCAGCGCCATCAAGGAGCGCGTCCTCGACCTCCGAG GCAACAAGATTGCCTTCATCGACAACCTCGGCGCCACCGAG GACCAGTTTGATATGATTGATTTGTCGGACAACGAGATTGTGAGGCTCGAGAATTTCCCTTTCATGAATCGCCTTGGCACTCTGTTaatcaacaacaacaaaataacaTGTATCAATCCCAACCTTGGTG AGTTTTTACCCAAGATGCATACTTTGGTGCTGACGAACAATCGCCTTACAAGTCTTGCGGAGATTGACCCCTTGGCCTCTCTTCCAAAGCTGCAATTTCTCAGCTTACTGGATAATACCGTTACTAAGCAACCAGATTACCGGTTATATGTGATCCACAAACTGAAGCATCTGCGTTTGCTGGACTTCAAGAAAGTGAATCAACAG GAGAGACCTGAAGCAGCACAAAAGTTCCACTCAAATGAGGCAGAGGAGGCGGCAAAGAAGGTTGCTGCCAAAGCTTATACTCCAGTAGTAATGGATGCTCAAGGTACCACAGAAGACCAGGGCCCTAAAGTAGTCGCTCCAACGCCTGCACAAATCACAGCTATCAAG GAGAGAGCTGAAGCGGCACAAAAGTTCCACTCAAATGAGGCAGAGGAGGCGGCAAAGAAGGTCGCTGTGAAAGCTTATACTCCAGTAGTGATGGATGCTCAAGGTACCACAAAAGATCAGGGCCCTAAAGTAGTTGCTCCAACGCCTGCACAAATCACAGCTATCAAG GCACTTAAAGATGAAGAAACATGGAAGAAGTATGACTATGTTGTTGCACATCCAGAG GAGAGAACCGAAGCAGCACAAATGTTCCACTCAAAGGAGGCAGAGGAGGCGCCAAAGAAGGTTGCTGCCAAAGCTTATACTTCAGTAATGATGGATGCTCAAGGTACCACAAAAGACCAGGGCCCTAAAGTAGTTGCTCCAGCGCCTGCACAAATCACAGCTATCAAG GCTGCTATCGTATACTCTCAGACACTTGATGAAGTTACAAGGCTTGAAAAGGCAACATGCTGTGTCTTTTAG
- the LOC123087572 gene encoding U2 small nuclear ribonucleoprotein A' isoform X2 yields the protein MARLSADLIRRSPQFLSAIKERVLDLRGNKIAFIDNLGATEDQFDMIDLSDNEIVRLENFPFMNRLGTLLINNNKITCINPNLGEFLPKMHTLVLTNNRLTSLAEIDPLASLPKLQFLSLLDNTVTKQPDYRLYVIHKLKHLRLLDFKKVNQQERPEAAQKFHSNEAEEAAKKVAAKAYTPVVMDAQGTTEDQGPKVVAPTPAQITAIKERAEAAQKFHSNEAEEAAKKVAVKAYTPVVMDAQGTTKDQGPKVVAPTPAQITAIKALKDEETWKKYDYVVAHPEERTEAAQMFHSKEAEEAPKKVAAKAYTSVMMDAQGTTKDQGPKVVAPAPAQITAIKALSSAQVPAEYYVITKPDTNMAEASEEAQAEKMETDGQEQEDGADEQKRNDEGTIQEHTSILCEIHSISCSVGAKGLFLVSMFCRRPGGRNQDDRRSSQPSHQQQCYQYNNAS from the exons atggcgaggCTCAGCGCCGACCTGATTCGGCGGAGCCCCCAGTTCCTCAGCGCCATCAAGGAGCGCGTCCTCGACCTCCGAG GCAACAAGATTGCCTTCATCGACAACCTCGGCGCCACCGAG GACCAGTTTGATATGATTGATTTGTCGGACAACGAGATTGTGAGGCTCGAGAATTTCCCTTTCATGAATCGCCTTGGCACTCTGTTaatcaacaacaacaaaataacaTGTATCAATCCCAACCTTGGTG AGTTTTTACCCAAGATGCATACTTTGGTGCTGACGAACAATCGCCTTACAAGTCTTGCGGAGATTGACCCCTTGGCCTCTCTTCCAAAGCTGCAATTTCTCAGCTTACTGGATAATACCGTTACTAAGCAACCAGATTACCGGTTATATGTGATCCACAAACTGAAGCATCTGCGTTTGCTGGACTTCAAGAAAGTGAATCAACAG GAGAGACCTGAAGCAGCACAAAAGTTCCACTCAAATGAGGCAGAGGAGGCGGCAAAGAAGGTTGCTGCCAAAGCTTATACTCCAGTAGTAATGGATGCTCAAGGTACCACAGAAGACCAGGGCCCTAAAGTAGTCGCTCCAACGCCTGCACAAATCACAGCTATCAAG GAGAGAGCTGAAGCGGCACAAAAGTTCCACTCAAATGAGGCAGAGGAGGCGGCAAAGAAGGTCGCTGTGAAAGCTTATACTCCAGTAGTGATGGATGCTCAAGGTACCACAAAAGATCAGGGCCCTAAAGTAGTTGCTCCAACGCCTGCACAAATCACAGCTATCAAG GCACTTAAAGATGAAGAAACATGGAAGAAGTATGACTATGTTGTTGCACATCCAGAG GAGAGAACCGAAGCAGCACAAATGTTCCACTCAAAGGAGGCAGAGGAGGCGCCAAAGAAGGTTGCTGCCAAAGCTTATACTTCAGTAATGATGGATGCTCAAGGTACCACAAAAGACCAGGGCCCTAAAGTAGTTGCTCCAGCGCCTGCACAAATCACAGCTATCAAG GCATTGAGCAGTGCCCAAGTTCCTGCTGAGTACTATGTGATCACCAAGCCTGATACTAACATGGCTGAAGCATCAGAGGAAGCTCAAGCTGAGAAGATGGAGACAGATGGCCAGGAACAAGAGGATGGGGCTGATGAGCAGAAGCGAAACGATGAAGGCACAATTCAAGAG CACACAAGTATTTTGTGCGAGATCCATTCAATTTCATGTTCAGTAGGCGCAAAAGGCCTTTTCTTGGTAAGCATGTTCTGCCGCCGCCCCGGAGGCAGGAACCAG GACGACCGCCGTAGCTCACAGCCATCGCACCAACAGCAGTGCTACCAATATAACAATGCTAGCTAA
- the LOC123087572 gene encoding U2 small nuclear ribonucleoprotein A' isoform X1, with protein MARLSADLIRRSPQFLSAIKERVLDLRGNKIAFIDNLGATEDQFDMIDLSDNEIVRLENFPFMNRLGTLLINNNKITCINPNLGEFLPKMHTLVLTNNRLTSLAEIDPLASLPKLQFLSLLDNTVTKQPDYRLYVIHKLKHLRLLDFKKVNQQERPEAAQKFHSNEAEEAAKKVAAKAYTPVVMDAQGTTEDQGPKVVAPTPAQITAIKERAEAAQKFHSNEAEEAAKKVAVKAYTPVVMDAQGTTKDQGPKVVAPTPAQITAIKALKDEETWKKYDYVVAHPEERTEAAQMFHSKEAEEAPKKVAAKAYTSVMMDAQGTTKDQGPKVVAPAPAQITAIKALSSAQVPAEYYVITKPDTNMAEASEEAQAEKMETDGQEQEDGADEQKRNDEGTIQEEIFGADLDGMYDILNDNIELYTHKYFVRDPFNFMFSRRKRPFLGKHVLPPPRRQEPGRPP; from the exons atggcgaggCTCAGCGCCGACCTGATTCGGCGGAGCCCCCAGTTCCTCAGCGCCATCAAGGAGCGCGTCCTCGACCTCCGAG GCAACAAGATTGCCTTCATCGACAACCTCGGCGCCACCGAG GACCAGTTTGATATGATTGATTTGTCGGACAACGAGATTGTGAGGCTCGAGAATTTCCCTTTCATGAATCGCCTTGGCACTCTGTTaatcaacaacaacaaaataacaTGTATCAATCCCAACCTTGGTG AGTTTTTACCCAAGATGCATACTTTGGTGCTGACGAACAATCGCCTTACAAGTCTTGCGGAGATTGACCCCTTGGCCTCTCTTCCAAAGCTGCAATTTCTCAGCTTACTGGATAATACCGTTACTAAGCAACCAGATTACCGGTTATATGTGATCCACAAACTGAAGCATCTGCGTTTGCTGGACTTCAAGAAAGTGAATCAACAG GAGAGACCTGAAGCAGCACAAAAGTTCCACTCAAATGAGGCAGAGGAGGCGGCAAAGAAGGTTGCTGCCAAAGCTTATACTCCAGTAGTAATGGATGCTCAAGGTACCACAGAAGACCAGGGCCCTAAAGTAGTCGCTCCAACGCCTGCACAAATCACAGCTATCAAG GAGAGAGCTGAAGCGGCACAAAAGTTCCACTCAAATGAGGCAGAGGAGGCGGCAAAGAAGGTCGCTGTGAAAGCTTATACTCCAGTAGTGATGGATGCTCAAGGTACCACAAAAGATCAGGGCCCTAAAGTAGTTGCTCCAACGCCTGCACAAATCACAGCTATCAAG GCACTTAAAGATGAAGAAACATGGAAGAAGTATGACTATGTTGTTGCACATCCAGAG GAGAGAACCGAAGCAGCACAAATGTTCCACTCAAAGGAGGCAGAGGAGGCGCCAAAGAAGGTTGCTGCCAAAGCTTATACTTCAGTAATGATGGATGCTCAAGGTACCACAAAAGACCAGGGCCCTAAAGTAGTTGCTCCAGCGCCTGCACAAATCACAGCTATCAAG GCATTGAGCAGTGCCCAAGTTCCTGCTGAGTACTATGTGATCACCAAGCCTGATACTAACATGGCTGAAGCATCAGAGGAAGCTCAAGCTGAGAAGATGGAGACAGATGGCCAGGAACAAGAGGATGGGGCTGATGAGCAGAAGCGAAACGATGAAGGCACAATTCAAGAG GAAATTTTTGGGGCTGATCTAGATGGCATGTATGATATCTTAAACGACAACATAGAACTTTACA CACACAAGTATTTTGTGCGAGATCCATTCAATTTCATGTTCAGTAGGCGCAAAAGGCCTTTTCTTGGTAAGCATGTTCTGCCGCCGCCCCGGAGGCAGGAACCAG GACGACCGCCGTAG